A single region of the Halorhabdus rudnickae genome encodes:
- a CDS encoding ABC transporter ATP-binding protein: protein MAVSEPQTAATDSTEAVLRASDIEKTYGSRLPFTRQVPVLSGADLAIHPGEIVGIVGENGAGKSTLMKILVGVLDADAGTVERSGSIGWCPQEPLLYDRLTVAETFRLFGSGYDMTSEEIAAARDRLADRLDFEQYLDYRVDQLSGGNRQKVNLAIAVMHDPDVLLLDEPYTGFDWETYQQFWAFARELADDGTAIAMISHLIEERERLDRVYELRDGTVQDVTEEGTDGTDTTREGDDA, encoded by the coding sequence ATGGCAGTCTCCGAACCACAGACGGCCGCTACCGACAGCACAGAGGCGGTGCTTCGCGCGAGCGACATCGAGAAAACCTACGGCTCACGACTCCCGTTCACTCGACAAGTGCCAGTCCTCTCGGGGGCCGACCTCGCGATCCACCCCGGCGAGATCGTCGGGATCGTCGGTGAAAACGGCGCGGGCAAGTCCACGCTGATGAAGATCCTCGTCGGCGTCCTCGACGCCGATGCGGGCACCGTCGAGCGGTCGGGATCGATCGGGTGGTGTCCACAGGAACCGCTCTTGTACGATCGACTGACCGTCGCCGAAACCTTCCGGCTGTTCGGATCGGGCTACGACATGACGAGCGAGGAGATCGCCGCGGCCAGGGATCGCCTCGCCGATCGACTCGACTTCGAACAGTATCTCGACTACCGTGTCGACCAGCTGAGTGGCGGGAACCGCCAGAAGGTGAACCTCGCGATCGCCGTCATGCACGATCCCGACGTCCTCTTGCTGGACGAACCGTACACGGGCTTCGACTGGGAGACCTACCAGCAGTTCTGGGCCTTCGCCCGCGAACTCGCCGACGACGGGACGGCCATCGCCATGATCTCCCACCTGATCGAAGAGCGCGAACGGCTCGATCGGGTCTACGAACTCCGAGACGGGACGGTGCAGGACGTGACGGAGGAGGGGACCGATGGGACAGACACGACCCGGGAGGGCGACGATGCATAG
- a CDS encoding permease — MSPIINGVLESLRIGVGFLWTAAWAIIMGLTITSLVQVYVSKERMARVLGDGDLRGLTKATLFGAASSGCSFGAVAIGKGLFKKGAHAVNFLAFMFASTNLIVELGLMILLLLGWEFLVAELLGGLVLIAVMAVIVHLTLPESLFAEVRETLNARDRESGTTEDLTCGMEGTEEYTVTTDGGETLQFCSEGCMETYLQESSSAGGWREELLSWGGWYKVGNQFRKEWSMIWTDVIAGFLVSGFVIVFVPQWVWNTLFVQGDGLLVTAENAIMGVAIAVISFVGSMGNVPFAVALWGGGISFAGVIAFVYADLITIPVLNVYRKYYGWKVMLYILGVFFVTMAFTGFLMELLFDAFGIVPDLAGGETATEQTYFELNYTFYLNLIAFALSGFLLYVYRRGLGAPGQYRDPVCGMRTDDSEPSTVHDGTTYYFCSTTCKRTFEETPSTYAEQHPEIEHHDHDH; from the coding sequence ATGTCACCGATTATCAATGGCGTCCTCGAATCCCTCCGGATCGGCGTGGGGTTTCTCTGGACGGCCGCGTGGGCGATCATCATGGGCCTGACGATCACGAGTCTCGTCCAGGTCTACGTCTCCAAAGAGCGCATGGCGCGGGTCCTCGGCGATGGCGATCTGCGCGGACTCACCAAAGCGACGCTGTTCGGCGCGGCCAGCAGCGGCTGCAGCTTCGGCGCGGTCGCCATCGGCAAGGGATTGTTCAAGAAGGGCGCTCACGCCGTGAACTTCCTGGCGTTCATGTTCGCGTCGACGAACCTCATCGTCGAACTCGGGTTGATGATCCTGCTTCTGCTGGGCTGGGAGTTCCTCGTGGCGGAACTCCTCGGCGGGCTCGTTCTCATCGCCGTCATGGCGGTGATCGTGCATCTCACGCTCCCGGAAAGCCTCTTCGCAGAGGTCCGAGAGACGCTGAATGCGCGCGACCGCGAATCGGGCACGACTGAGGATCTCACGTGCGGCATGGAAGGGACCGAGGAGTACACGGTCACGACCGACGGCGGGGAGACGCTGCAGTTCTGTTCGGAAGGATGCATGGAGACCTATCTACAGGAGTCCTCGAGCGCGGGCGGCTGGCGCGAGGAACTCCTCTCGTGGGGTGGCTGGTACAAGGTCGGCAACCAGTTTCGCAAGGAGTGGTCGATGATCTGGACGGACGTCATCGCCGGCTTTCTCGTCTCGGGGTTCGTCATCGTCTTCGTCCCGCAGTGGGTGTGGAACACGCTGTTCGTCCAGGGTGACGGCCTGCTCGTGACCGCCGAGAACGCCATCATGGGCGTCGCCATCGCCGTTATCAGCTTCGTCGGCAGCATGGGCAACGTCCCGTTCGCGGTCGCGCTCTGGGGTGGCGGGATCAGCTTCGCCGGCGTGATCGCCTTCGTCTACGCCGACCTCATCACGATTCCGGTCCTCAACGTCTACCGGAAGTACTACGGCTGGAAGGTAATGCTGTACATCCTCGGGGTGTTCTTCGTGACGATGGCCTTCACGGGCTTCCTCATGGAACTGCTGTTCGACGCGTTCGGCATCGTTCCTGATCTGGCCGGCGGCGAGACCGCGACCGAACAGACGTACTTCGAACTCAACTACACGTTCTATCTCAACCTGATCGCCTTCGCACTCTCGGGGTTCCTCCTATACGTCTACCGACGGGGACTCGGGGCGCCCGGGCAGTATCGTGATCCCGTGTGCGGTATGCGGACCGATGATTCCGAACCGAGTACAGTCCACGACGGGACAACGTACTATTTCTGCTCAACGACCTGCAAGCGAACGTTCGAGGAGACACCGTCGACGTATGCCGAGCAGCACCCGGAGATCGAACACCACGATCACGACCATTGA
- a CDS encoding RPA family protein — protein sequence MSQAQTREVAKRMFATEINDATHTFKESDEERAPVYALLPTGDYANRVFFVGTLTETQDVGNDDSEYWQGRITDSDETVFVYAGQYQPQAAALLREIEPPAYLSVVGKPRTYETDDGDINVSLRPENLAIVDEETRDAWMTETAQRTLDRIERFRADDPDEYVNMAKEQYDESVDTYRQTVISAMQSLES from the coding sequence ATGAGCCAAGCACAAACCCGTGAGGTTGCCAAGCGGATGTTCGCCACCGAGATCAACGACGCAACGCACACGTTCAAAGAGAGTGACGAAGAGCGCGCCCCCGTGTACGCCCTGCTGCCGACGGGCGACTACGCGAACCGGGTGTTTTTCGTCGGGACGCTGACCGAGACGCAAGATGTCGGCAACGATGACAGCGAGTACTGGCAGGGCCGAATCACCGACTCAGACGAGACGGTGTTCGTGTACGCTGGTCAGTACCAGCCGCAAGCTGCGGCGTTACTCCGGGAGATCGAGCCGCCGGCGTATCTATCGGTCGTCGGCAAGCCCCGAACCTACGAGACGGATGATGGAGATATCAACGTATCTCTTCGGCCGGAGAATCTGGCCATCGTCGACGAAGAAACCCGGGACGCCTGGATGACGGAGACGGCCCAGCGAACGCTAGATCGGATCGAGCGTTTCCGGGCCGACGACCCGGACGAGTACGTCAACATGGCAAAAGAGCAGTACGACGAATCCGTCGACACGTATCGGCAGACAGTCATCAGTGCGATGCAGTCGCTTGAGTCGTGA
- a CDS encoding tyrosine-type recombinase/integrase, translated as MTDPGDQIDTLRERIQDSEEISEDDRAALLDFSDQLFLLQTEYSDHRHLKLLRHCTRMAEHVGGVADALDDREATEELVRWINRTYDNEETNRDYRVALSVFGRRTTDENGDEPPESIEWVPSGTSNNYDPAPNPGDMLHWEEDVLPMIEATNHSRDAALIAVAWDSGARSGEIRSLTIGDVADHRHGYQLTFQGKTGQRTVTLIPSVPYLQRWLADHPARDDPNAPLWCKLNRAEEFSYRMFTKILEGAAEDAGVNKPVTFTNFRKSSASYLASQGMNQAHIEDHHGWVRGSDVAARYVSVFGEDADRELAKIHGAEIDEDDEPDPIAPMDCPRCGKETPREKDFCVWCGQATSHDAVEEIKAEEQDLRDSILTLIKEDPELLDDIEKAQEAMTVFENRPDLLEDAERFREALSDS; from the coding sequence ATGACCGATCCGGGCGATCAGATCGACACGCTCCGGGAGCGTATCCAGGATTCCGAAGAGATCAGCGAGGACGACAGGGCGGCACTGCTCGATTTCAGTGACCAGCTCTTCTTGCTCCAGACCGAGTACAGCGACCACCGGCACCTCAAGCTCCTCCGTCACTGCACGCGGATGGCCGAACACGTCGGCGGGGTGGCCGACGCGCTGGACGACCGCGAAGCGACCGAGGAACTCGTTCGCTGGATCAACCGGACCTACGACAACGAGGAGACGAACCGGGACTACCGTGTCGCACTCAGCGTCTTCGGACGGCGAACGACCGACGAGAACGGCGACGAACCGCCCGAGAGCATCGAGTGGGTGCCGTCCGGGACTTCCAACAACTACGATCCCGCACCGAACCCCGGCGACATGCTCCACTGGGAGGAAGACGTCCTCCCGATGATCGAGGCGACCAATCACAGCCGCGACGCCGCATTGATCGCCGTCGCGTGGGACTCCGGCGCGCGTAGCGGCGAGATTCGGAGTCTCACCATCGGCGACGTCGCCGACCACCGCCACGGCTATCAGCTTACGTTTCAGGGCAAGACCGGCCAGCGGACGGTCACGCTGATCCCGTCCGTTCCGTACCTCCAGCGGTGGCTCGCCGATCATCCCGCGCGGGACGATCCGAACGCGCCGCTGTGGTGCAAGCTGAACCGTGCCGAGGAGTTCTCCTACCGGATGTTCACGAAGATCCTCGAGGGCGCTGCCGAGGACGCGGGCGTGAACAAGCCCGTCACGTTCACCAACTTCCGGAAGAGTTCCGCGAGTTATCTCGCCTCGCAGGGCATGAACCAGGCCCACATCGAGGATCACCACGGGTGGGTCCGCGGCAGCGACGTGGCGGCCCGCTACGTCAGCGTCTTCGGCGAGGACGCCGACCGCGAACTCGCCAAGATCCACGGCGCCGAGATCGACGAGGACGACGAACCCGACCCCATCGCGCCGATGGACTGTCCGCGCTGCGGGAAGGAGACGCCCCGCGAGAAGGACTTCTGTGTCTGGTGCGGCCAGGCGACCTCTCACGACGCCGTCGAGGAGATCAAGGCCGAAGAGCAGGACCTCCGGGACTCCATTCTGACCCTCATCAAGGAGGATCCCGAACTCCTCGACGACATTGAGAAGGCCCAGGAGGCGATGACGGTCTTCGAGAACCGACCCGATCTCCTCGAAGACGCCGAACGATTCCGTGAAGCGCTGAGCGACAGTTGA
- a CDS encoding DUF7342 family protein encodes MAERSRGDGPPPFDRPFEDEDTKQRVYGTILHARDPMTAAEIADRADCSEDAARSHLSFYADLGIVIRHEGRPARYERNDDYFEWRRVNELAREHTVDELQARVSELTAQIERYRDEYDADSPAHVDVLAFDADDVDDVYVDLSEWATVVEERRLHERARRTATDSTVPSHS; translated from the coding sequence ATGGCAGAGCGTTCCCGTGGCGACGGCCCACCGCCGTTCGATCGCCCCTTCGAAGACGAGGACACGAAACAGCGCGTCTATGGAACGATCCTCCATGCACGCGACCCGATGACGGCAGCGGAGATCGCCGATCGAGCGGACTGCTCGGAGGATGCCGCGCGGTCGCATCTCTCCTTCTACGCCGACCTCGGGATCGTCATCCGGCACGAGGGCCGTCCGGCCCGGTACGAGCGCAACGACGATTACTTCGAATGGCGACGGGTGAACGAACTGGCACGGGAACACACCGTTGACGAGCTCCAGGCCCGCGTCTCCGAACTCACTGCCCAGATCGAAAGGTACCGTGACGAGTACGACGCTGACTCACCTGCTCACGTCGACGTGCTCGCGTTCGACGCGGACGACGTCGACGATGTGTACGTGGACCTCAGCGAGTGGGCCACCGTCGTCGAGGAGCGCCGTCTGCACGAGCGTGCCAGGCGAACGGCCACCGACTCGACGGTGCCATCACACAGCTGA
- a CDS encoding ATP-dependent DNA helicase, with protein sequence MTAAKRSSSGQGDDPLSLGDVFPFDEPYEAQQEAITRLADLFRKQGIAAFEGACGTGKTLGALTPAIQAVRDPRTQYERVLVITSVKQQLRAFEQDGQTINENLPDGVPPVSGLSLVGKEDLCPYASEGVISSDEFYTSCEDLCDSVRQAGAAASGPREKIGNWEQMAGRARDADRPLSGEDWVAPFGTSPPTDDEGEQYCPFYAAFRAEMQKEERGGYHPHGVMTPPEMLAHGASEGQCPHALMRTGLEESELLIGNYYHVFDPVTVERLTADVIGPETILVVDEAHGLEESVRQLLSDDVSRYSLDRAIGEVEGLLEGEGTLAERARQHLSNEGVNPAKVRDFRRFLEAVQRWIDNRAIDNLESEDSGWLDNLDELPGEIEDNLREPDEPDEDDFSEWVVEEGFEHEWERVERVGTAVADSLQEAASEVGGSRDQTYSDSVGRILNRWRTCGHEQYFRQFILEKRDRMYDQEDGWKRAYRARLKMHNCIPSDPIAKRLDQFGSAVLMSATLAPIDVYREVVGIDQLAEGDENRDPRPVEEMVYGLDFPEKNRRSLAVKTTPFTGNNRGNPDYEQFWDDEEESVREEYRDVIEDVVRTTPGNVLVCMPSYREAEWAGKFLKRNTDVSKEIHIDESSSEDETEQLKERFFAGDGKVLCTGLRGTLTEGVDYDGDRLSAVVVCGVPIRGLGGDYPDAIQAAYESRFGENNGFEYAFTVPAVRKARQAIGRVIRGDEEVGVRVMADGRYAEEWRWNSVREYLPQYALEDFQTAGIDLLEDGLERFWERHEV encoded by the coding sequence ATGACGGCAGCCAAGCGATCGTCTAGCGGCCAGGGCGATGACCCGCTATCGCTCGGTGACGTTTTCCCGTTCGACGAGCCTTATGAGGCCCAGCAGGAAGCGATCACTCGCCTCGCCGATCTATTCCGCAAGCAGGGGATTGCGGCGTTCGAAGGTGCCTGTGGTACGGGGAAGACCCTCGGAGCGCTCACGCCGGCGATCCAGGCTGTCCGCGACCCACGCACACAGTACGAGCGCGTCCTGGTGATCACTAGCGTCAAGCAGCAACTTCGAGCGTTCGAGCAGGACGGGCAGACGATCAACGAGAATCTTCCTGACGGCGTCCCGCCAGTGAGCGGCCTTTCGCTCGTCGGCAAAGAGGACCTGTGCCCCTACGCGAGTGAAGGCGTCATCTCGTCGGACGAGTTCTATACGTCGTGTGAGGACCTCTGCGACTCGGTGCGGCAGGCCGGCGCGGCGGCATCCGGGCCGCGCGAGAAAATCGGCAACTGGGAGCAGATGGCGGGGCGAGCTCGGGACGCTGATCGCCCTCTCTCGGGCGAGGACTGGGTGGCCCCGTTCGGTACTTCACCCCCCACGGACGATGAAGGGGAGCAGTACTGCCCGTTCTACGCCGCGTTCCGTGCTGAGATGCAGAAAGAAGAGCGAGGCGGTTATCACCCGCATGGGGTGATGACGCCGCCTGAAATGCTGGCCCACGGCGCGAGTGAGGGGCAGTGTCCCCACGCGCTGATGCGAACCGGCCTGGAAGAATCCGAGTTGCTGATCGGCAACTACTACCACGTATTCGATCCGGTCACGGTCGAACGCCTCACGGCCGATGTGATCGGGCCGGAGACGATCCTGGTCGTCGACGAGGCACACGGCCTGGAAGAGTCCGTCCGCCAGCTGCTTTCCGACGACGTCTCCCGCTACTCGCTCGATCGAGCGATCGGGGAGGTGGAAGGTCTCCTCGAGGGCGAGGGGACGCTCGCCGAACGTGCCCGGCAGCACCTATCGAACGAGGGCGTGAACCCAGCGAAAGTCCGGGATTTCCGGCGTTTTCTCGAAGCCGTGCAGCGCTGGATCGATAACCGAGCGATCGACAACCTTGAGTCGGAAGATTCGGGGTGGCTGGATAACCTCGACGAACTCCCGGGCGAGATCGAGGACAACCTTCGGGAGCCGGACGAACCGGATGAGGACGATTTCTCCGAGTGGGTCGTCGAAGAGGGCTTCGAACATGAGTGGGAGCGGGTCGAGAGAGTCGGGACAGCCGTGGCTGACTCCCTCCAGGAGGCGGCCTCGGAGGTCGGCGGTTCTCGAGATCAGACGTATTCGGACTCGGTGGGGCGCATCCTCAATCGCTGGCGTACCTGCGGCCACGAGCAGTACTTCCGGCAGTTCATCCTCGAAAAGCGGGATCGGATGTACGACCAGGAAGACGGCTGGAAGCGTGCCTACCGCGCCCGGCTCAAGATGCACAACTGTATCCCGTCGGACCCGATCGCAAAGCGGCTGGATCAGTTCGGTTCGGCGGTGCTTATGTCGGCCACGCTGGCCCCGATCGACGTTTACCGCGAGGTCGTCGGGATCGATCAACTCGCGGAAGGAGACGAAAACCGCGATCCCCGCCCGGTCGAAGAGATGGTCTACGGGCTGGACTTCCCCGAGAAGAATCGCCGGTCGCTGGCAGTGAAAACCACGCCGTTCACCGGCAACAATCGGGGGAATCCTGACTACGAACAGTTTTGGGACGACGAGGAAGAGAGCGTTCGCGAAGAGTATCGTGACGTCATCGAGGACGTGGTTCGGACCACGCCGGGCAACGTGCTCGTCTGTATGCCTTCCTACCGAGAGGCCGAGTGGGCCGGCAAGTTCCTCAAGCGGAACACCGACGTCTCGAAAGAGATCCACATCGACGAGAGTAGCAGCGAGGACGAGACCGAGCAGCTGAAAGAGCGGTTCTTCGCTGGCGACGGCAAGGTGCTGTGTACCGGCCTTCGAGGGACGCTGACTGAAGGGGTCGACTACGACGGCGATCGGCTGTCCGCAGTCGTCGTCTGTGGCGTCCCGATCCGAGGCCTCGGCGGTGACTACCCCGACGCAATCCAGGCGGCCTACGAGAGCCGCTTCGGTGAGAACAATGGCTTCGAGTATGCATTCACCGTCCCCGCCGTCCGAAAGGCCCGGCAGGCGATCGGTCGCGTGATCCGGGGCGACGAAGAGGTTGGGGTTCGCGTGATGGCTGACGGACGCTACGCCGAAGAATGGCGGTGGAACAGCGTTCGCGAGTACCTCCCGCAGTACGCCCTCGAGGACTTCCAGACGGCTGGGATCGATCTACTCGAGGACGGGCTGGAACGATTCTGGGAACGCCATGAGGTGTGA
- a CDS encoding HD domain-containing protein — translation MEQTKAIGIADAVKLPPEFDGIDVAIVGGFVRDRLRGVETNDVDLMVTGVTPGEMRDRRFRPIEGASFPVFQDTLGREVALARTEESTGEGHTGFEAHAIPADVPHEEAVRRDLERRDLTINALAVDARTGGVFDPHGGMQDLETGTLRHVSEAFAEDPLRVVRVARFRARTGFEIADETRRLMAEIAPDLATIPDDRIGAELVKALKQAVQPRAFVDVLDDVNALEIAFPELAALANVPAGPEGTHEEGDSLEHTLQVLEQMHERRGNDVPALLAALAHDLGKGETPADELPAHHGHGKQGVPIARSVRSRLGLDRDLRGVMDTAASVHMRLPRIEEMTAPAIIDLAKEVHGSPLSIEQVIDLGTADAKGRDPADDFPDGIVREHLTLAVKTIEEIGGAEAMQERDIDPTDVGSEIPGERIGNLVRQDRVETFRDRAGTLTTVSS, via the coding sequence ATGGAGCAGACGAAGGCAATCGGCATAGCAGACGCCGTCAAGCTCCCCCCGGAGTTTGACGGAATCGACGTCGCCATCGTCGGTGGGTTCGTTCGCGACCGACTCCGCGGGGTCGAAACGAACGATGTCGACTTGATGGTGACGGGCGTGACTCCGGGCGAGATGCGGGATCGACGGTTTCGGCCGATCGAAGGCGCGTCTTTCCCGGTCTTCCAGGATACGCTAGGCCGGGAGGTGGCCCTTGCCCGGACAGAAGAGTCTACGGGCGAGGGACACACCGGTTTCGAGGCACATGCGATCCCGGCCGACGTCCCTCATGAGGAAGCCGTCAGGCGCGACCTCGAGCGGCGTGACTTGACGATCAACGCGCTGGCCGTCGACGCTCGGACAGGTGGGGTCTTCGATCCTCACGGCGGGATGCAGGACCTCGAGACTGGGACTCTCCGCCACGTCTCGGAAGCGTTCGCTGAGGATCCGCTACGTGTGGTTCGTGTGGCGCGCTTCCGGGCCCGGACGGGTTTCGAGATCGCTGACGAGACCCGCCGGCTCATGGCAGAGATAGCCCCCGACCTAGCGACGATCCCGGACGACCGGATCGGTGCTGAGCTCGTAAAGGCGCTCAAGCAGGCGGTTCAGCCCCGGGCGTTCGTCGATGTACTGGACGATGTCAATGCGCTCGAAATTGCATTTCCGGAACTCGCGGCGCTCGCGAACGTTCCCGCTGGTCCGGAGGGGACCCACGAAGAGGGCGATAGCTTGGAGCATACGCTTCAGGTCCTCGAACAGATGCATGAGCGACGTGGGAACGATGTGCCGGCTCTCCTTGCCGCCCTCGCCCACGACTTAGGGAAGGGAGAGACGCCGGCAGACGAACTTCCCGCCCACCACGGTCACGGAAAGCAAGGTGTCCCCATTGCTCGGTCGGTGCGGTCCCGTCTCGGCCTCGATCGTGACCTCCGGGGGGTGATGGATACAGCTGCTAGCGTTCACATGAGACTCCCCCGGATCGAGGAAATGACGGCGCCGGCGATCATCGACCTCGCCAAAGAGGTCCACGGCTCTCCGCTCTCGATCGAGCAAGTGATCGACCTCGGGACGGCCGACGCGAAGGGACGGGATCCTGCCGACGACTTCCCGGATGGGATCGTCCGCGAACACCTCACCCTCGCCGTCAAGACGATCGAGGAGATCGGTGGGGCTGAGGCCATGCAAGAGCGCGATATCGACCCTACGGATGTGGGGTCTGAGATACCTGGGGAGCGGATCGGCAATCTCGTTCGCCAGGACCGGGTCGAAACCTTCCGCGACCGGGCCGGCACGCTCACCACTGTTTCTTCGTAG
- a CDS encoding replication factor A (Replication protein A protects and stabilize the intermediate ssDNA that is generated by the unwinding action of a DNA helicase at the replication fork. In addition, SSBs prevent the formation of secondary structures by single-stranded template DNA.), giving the protein MTEIDISEEAQDLHDDLPDDVGLSVEEIEDQLSTLVGDYNVPLEEARHSVVSNHTDESDTEMESENEEVDAAEVASEGEWVNLTAKVIDLWDPRSDSIGQVGLLGDESGRIKFTAWAKSDLPKLEEGEAYRFEDVVTNEYEGRYSVQLNERTTVEQVDEGIEVGDDDVEIVGALVDIQDGSGLINRCPQEGCTRVLQNGRCSEHGEVDGDFDLRIKAVLDDGESVQKAIFDEEMTEEVTGISLDEAEEKAMDALDKSVVTDEIRDQLLGRYYRVKGPVMGRNLLVNEVEEANEMDDPEEILIKARSMDA; this is encoded by the coding sequence ATGACGGAGATCGACATAAGCGAGGAAGCTCAAGACCTTCACGACGATCTGCCCGACGACGTGGGGCTATCGGTCGAAGAGATCGAGGACCAGCTTTCCACGCTGGTAGGGGACTACAACGTCCCGCTCGAAGAGGCTCGACATAGTGTCGTATCGAACCACACCGACGAGTCGGACACGGAGATGGAGTCCGAGAACGAGGAGGTGGACGCCGCCGAGGTAGCGTCCGAAGGTGAGTGGGTGAATCTGACGGCAAAGGTGATCGACCTCTGGGACCCTCGAAGCGATTCGATCGGGCAGGTCGGTCTCCTCGGTGACGAGTCGGGCCGGATCAAGTTCACTGCATGGGCCAAGTCTGACCTTCCGAAGCTAGAGGAGGGAGAAGCCTACCGCTTCGAGGATGTCGTCACCAACGAGTACGAGGGTCGGTACTCGGTCCAACTCAACGAGAGGACCACGGTCGAGCAGGTCGACGAAGGGATCGAAGTCGGAGATGACGACGTCGAGATCGTCGGTGCGCTCGTCGATATCCAAGACGGAAGTGGCCTGATCAACCGCTGTCCGCAAGAGGGGTGTACGCGAGTCCTCCAGAACGGCCGCTGTTCGGAGCATGGTGAGGTCGACGGCGACTTCGACCTGCGGATCAAAGCAGTCCTGGACGACGGGGAGTCGGTTCAGAAGGCGATTTTCGACGAGGAGATGACGGAGGAAGTGACCGGCATTTCGCTCGATGAGGCCGAAGAGAAGGCGATGGATGCACTCGACAAGAGTGTCGTCACCGACGAGATCCGTGATCAGCTTCTTGGCCGGTACTACCGGGTCAAAGGGCCTGTTATGGGCCGCAATCTCCTGGTCAACGAGGTGGAAGAGGCCAACGAGATGGACGATCCTGAGGAGATCCTCATCAAAGCGAGGTCGATGGACGCATGA
- a CDS encoding ABC transporter permease — translation MTRTLTALGIGLREQVRNRVLVALLVVLPFAFITLAFAVTQDVDMPVRTLVDGETASVMRPMPDVHGVIMTPITSALIAGLAGLFVMRTASVDGRLAVAGYRAREVIAARFGILTAITLLVTGVSVGVMWLDFVPENPLWFAAAMVLLSLIYGMLGILLGAVVDRLAGLWIMLIVPMLDIGLFQDPLFVQSEPDWWMRLLPGYHPVRVLVDAGLTGTVDSAASLGWGLGYLLVVMVVAVIAFYRVSGIHR, via the coding sequence GTGACCCGAACGCTGACGGCCCTTGGAATCGGGCTCCGCGAGCAAGTCCGCAACCGGGTGCTCGTCGCACTGCTCGTCGTGCTGCCGTTTGCCTTCATCACCCTCGCGTTTGCCGTCACGCAGGACGTCGACATGCCGGTCCGCACGCTCGTCGACGGCGAGACGGCGTCGGTCATGCGCCCGATGCCCGACGTCCACGGCGTGATCATGACGCCGATCACGAGCGCACTGATCGCCGGCCTCGCCGGCCTCTTCGTGATGCGGACGGCCAGCGTCGACGGCCGTCTTGCGGTGGCCGGCTATCGCGCCCGGGAGGTCATCGCCGCGCGCTTCGGCATTCTCACAGCGATCACCCTCCTCGTGACGGGCGTTTCGGTGGGCGTCATGTGGCTCGATTTCGTCCCCGAGAACCCGCTGTGGTTTGCGGCGGCGATGGTCCTGCTCTCGCTCATCTACGGGATGCTCGGCATTCTGCTGGGTGCCGTCGTGGATCGACTGGCCGGGCTGTGGATCATGCTGATCGTGCCGATGCTGGACATCGGACTGTTCCAGGACCCGCTGTTCGTTCAGTCCGAGCCCGACTGGTGGATGCGGCTCCTCCCGGGCTACCATCCCGTGCGCGTGCTGGTCGATGCCGGGTTGACAGGGACCGTCGATTCAGCCGCGTCGCTTGGGTGGGGCCTTGGCTACCTGCTCGTGGTCATGGTCGTAGCCGTCATCGCGTTCTATCGCGTGTCGGGCATTCACCGGTAG